Proteins encoded within one genomic window of Pararhizobium capsulatum DSM 1112:
- the hemW gene encoding radical SAM family heme chaperone HemW, which produces MAIFNSIGDHTDPGFGVYVHWPFCAAKCPYCDFNSHVRHQPVDQPRFVAAFLKEMAEARRLSGPRTVTSIFMGGGTPSLMDPATVEAVLNGIAREWHVPDGIEITMEANPSSVEATRFRGYRAAGVNRVSLGVQALNDADLKFLGRLHNVEDALKAIGLARDIFPRMSFDLIYARPKQTVEEWEKELKEAVSYAVDHLSLYQLTIEEGTPFYGLHKAGKLIVPDGEQSAVLYEATQDITAAIGMPAYEVSNHAVPGAESRHNLTYWRYGDYAGIGPGAHGRLTLGADKLATATERKPEEWLRLVEKTGHGMVDQEILGRDEQADELLLMGLRLKEGIDLVRWQRLSGREPDPDREQFLIEHGFIERLGNSRLRCTPAGMLILDAVVADLAC; this is translated from the coding sequence ATGGCCATTTTCAACTCCATTGGCGACCACACGGACCCCGGCTTCGGGGTCTACGTGCATTGGCCCTTCTGCGCCGCCAAATGTCCCTACTGCGATTTCAACAGCCATGTCCGTCATCAGCCGGTGGACCAGCCGCGTTTCGTCGCGGCTTTCCTGAAGGAAATGGCGGAGGCTCGCCGCCTTTCCGGCCCGCGCACGGTCACCAGCATCTTCATGGGCGGCGGCACTCCCTCGCTCATGGATCCGGCCACGGTCGAGGCCGTGCTGAACGGCATCGCCAGGGAATGGCATGTGCCTGATGGTATCGAGATCACCATGGAGGCCAACCCCTCCAGCGTCGAGGCGACCCGCTTTCGCGGCTACCGCGCCGCCGGCGTCAACCGCGTCTCGCTCGGCGTCCAGGCGCTCAACGACGCCGACCTCAAATTCCTCGGTCGCCTGCACAATGTCGAGGATGCCCTGAAGGCCATAGGTCTCGCCCGCGATATCTTCCCGCGCATGTCCTTCGACCTCATCTACGCCCGGCCGAAACAGACGGTCGAGGAATGGGAAAAGGAGCTGAAGGAAGCGGTCTCCTATGCCGTCGACCATCTCTCGCTCTATCAGCTGACGATCGAGGAAGGCACGCCCTTCTACGGCCTGCACAAGGCCGGCAAGCTGATCGTGCCCGACGGCGAACAGTCCGCCGTTCTCTACGAGGCAACACAGGATATCACGGCTGCCATCGGCATGCCGGCCTACGAGGTTTCCAACCACGCCGTTCCCGGCGCGGAAAGCCGCCACAACCTCACCTACTGGCGCTACGGTGACTATGCCGGCATCGGCCCCGGCGCCCATGGCCGCCTGACGCTCGGCGCCGACAAGCTCGCCACCGCCACGGAACGGAAGCCGGAGGAGTGGCTGCGGCTGGTCGAGAAGACCGGCCACGGCATGGTCGACCAGGAAATCCTGGGTCGCGACGAACAGGCCGACGAGCTGCTGCTGATGGGCCTGCGGCTGAAGGAAGGCATCGATCTCGTCCGCTGGCAGAGACTGTCGGGCCGCGAGCCGGACCCGGATCGCGAGCAGTTCCTCATCGAGCATGGCTTCATCGAGCGTCTTGGCAATTCGCGCCTGCGCTGCACGCCGGCCGGCATGCTGATCCTCGATGCCGTGGTGGCGGACCTCGCCTGCTGA
- a CDS encoding VOC family protein: MANALEGILETALYADDLDAAEHFYGTILGLEKITRAGNRHVFFRCGQSVLLIFNPEETVNPPHEGALPVPPHGTKGQGHACFRVASENLDRFAEKLKSAGIAVEADIRWPTGARSFYFRDPAGNSLECAEPGLWNID, translated from the coding sequence ATGGCTAACGCCCTCGAAGGCATCCTCGAAACCGCCCTTTACGCCGACGACCTCGACGCCGCCGAACACTTCTACGGCACCATCCTCGGCCTCGAAAAGATCACCCGCGCCGGAAACCGCCACGTCTTTTTCCGTTGCGGCCAAAGCGTTCTTCTGATCTTCAATCCGGAAGAGACGGTGAACCCGCCCCACGAAGGCGCCCTGCCCGTTCCGCCACACGGCACCAAGGGTCAAGGTCACGCCTGCTTCCGCGTGGCCTCGGAAAACCTCGACCGCTTCGCCGAAAAACTCAAATCCGCCGGCATCGCCGTCGAGGCCGACATCCGCTGGCCGACCGGTGCCCGGTCCTTCTATTTCCGAGATCCCGCCGGAAACAGCCTTGAATGCGCCGAACCCGGCCTCTGGAACATCGACTGA
- a CDS encoding hybrid sensor histidine kinase/response regulator: MRHDDFAFLAHNGELAGLIAAHDWSLTSIGCVTTWPQSLKTTIALVLQSPVPIVTLWGEDGIMIYNDAYSVFAGGRHPQLLGSKVREGWPEVADFNDNVMKVGLAGGTLAYTDQKLSLQRSGQLEPAWMNLDYSPIIGESGKPIAVMAIVVETTSKVKAERAIRGERKRLKRMFEQAPGFMAMLTGPEHRFELANEAYLRLIGNRDVIGLPLLEALPELRGQGFEKLLDTVTESSEAYVGNSTPVRLERSAGVVEERYLDFIYQPILDEERNNLGIFVQGNDVTEQKHAELALRHETAVLSVLNKLGADLAAERDLDKVVQMITDAGVAMTGAKFGAFFYNVLDEKGESYMLYALSGVPRESFSSFPMPRATSVFQPTFKGEGVIRSDNILTDPRYGHSGPYHGMPSGHLPVRSYLAVPVISRSGEVIGGLFFGHPKPGLFKQDHEDLVISAAGLAAIGMDNARLFQAAELEIAERKRAEQELQQVNSNLEQRVASEITERMKMEETLRQSQKMEALGQLTGGVAHDFNNLLQVVSGNLQLLSGDVQGNERAQKRIENALAGVNRGSKLASQLLAFGRRQPLEPKVVNIGRFVTGIEDMLRRTLGEAIEIETSRSGGLWNALVDPTQIENALLNLAINARDAMDGAGKLTIEVGNAFLDDDYVRQNDDVEAGQYVMLAVTDTGCGMDASILKQVFEPFFSTKPIDKGTGLGLSMVYGFVKQSGGHVKIYSEVGQGTTIKLYFPRIRQTEDVIVEDGFGPVTGGSETILVAEDDDQVRNTVVELLGDLGYRVLKARDAAGALTVIESGAAVDLLFTDVVMPGPLRSTDLVRQVKERSPEIAVLFTSGYTENSIVHGGRLDPGVELLSKPYTRESLARKIRHVLNNHRQRAEAIQRLASAPAPSPPQEKTFYRVLLVEDDFLIRMSTSDILMELGHTVEEASSAEQALAILEVQPIAILITDLGLPGMSGAELAATVRKQYPNMGIVFATGQDQAPKLDDPARTALLKKPFGTPEITRAIESLGL, encoded by the coding sequence ATGCGACATGACGACTTTGCCTTCCTGGCCCACAATGGCGAGCTTGCCGGGCTGATCGCCGCTCATGACTGGTCCTTGACCTCCATCGGCTGCGTCACGACCTGGCCGCAGAGCCTGAAGACGACCATCGCGCTCGTCCTCCAGTCGCCCGTGCCGATCGTGACGCTCTGGGGCGAAGACGGCATCATGATCTACAACGATGCCTATTCCGTCTTTGCCGGCGGCCGGCACCCGCAGCTCCTGGGCTCGAAGGTGCGTGAAGGCTGGCCGGAAGTGGCCGATTTCAACGACAATGTCATGAAGGTCGGTCTCGCCGGCGGCACGCTTGCCTATACGGATCAGAAGCTGTCACTCCAGCGCAGCGGACAGCTCGAGCCTGCCTGGATGAACCTCGACTACTCGCCGATCATTGGCGAGAGCGGAAAACCGATTGCGGTCATGGCGATCGTCGTCGAAACGACCAGCAAGGTGAAGGCCGAACGCGCCATCAGAGGCGAGCGGAAACGACTGAAGAGGATGTTCGAACAGGCGCCCGGCTTCATGGCCATGCTGACCGGCCCGGAGCACCGCTTCGAACTCGCCAACGAGGCCTATCTGCGCCTGATCGGCAATCGCGATGTCATCGGTCTGCCATTGCTGGAAGCGCTGCCCGAATTGAGGGGCCAGGGCTTCGAGAAACTGCTGGATACCGTCACCGAGAGCAGCGAGGCCTATGTCGGCAATTCGACCCCGGTCCGGCTTGAACGATCCGCGGGTGTCGTGGAAGAACGCTATCTCGATTTCATCTATCAACCCATTCTTGACGAGGAGCGCAATAACCTCGGGATTTTCGTCCAGGGCAATGATGTAACCGAGCAGAAGCACGCCGAACTGGCGCTGAGACACGAAACCGCCGTCCTCAGCGTTCTCAACAAGCTGGGTGCGGATCTCGCTGCCGAACGCGACCTCGACAAGGTCGTGCAGATGATCACCGATGCCGGCGTCGCCATGACCGGCGCGAAATTCGGTGCCTTCTTCTACAATGTGCTGGATGAGAAGGGCGAGAGCTACATGCTCTATGCGCTGTCCGGCGTGCCGCGCGAAAGCTTTTCCAGCTTCCCCATGCCGCGCGCGACGTCCGTCTTCCAGCCGACCTTCAAGGGTGAAGGGGTTATCCGTTCCGACAATATCCTCACCGACCCGCGCTATGGCCATAGCGGCCCCTATCACGGCATGCCGTCCGGCCACCTGCCGGTGCGCAGCTATCTCGCGGTTCCCGTCATTTCCCGTTCCGGCGAGGTGATCGGCGGCCTGTTTTTCGGCCACCCTAAACCCGGCCTCTTCAAGCAGGATCATGAAGACCTGGTGATCAGCGCCGCAGGCCTCGCGGCGATCGGCATGGACAATGCCCGGCTGTTTCAGGCGGCCGAGCTTGAAATCGCTGAGCGCAAGCGCGCCGAACAGGAGCTGCAACAGGTCAACAGCAATCTGGAACAACGGGTCGCCAGCGAAATCACTGAGCGCATGAAAATGGAAGAAACGTTGCGCCAGTCCCAGAAAATGGAGGCTCTGGGACAGCTGACCGGCGGCGTGGCGCATGATTTCAACAACCTGCTGCAGGTGGTCTCCGGCAACCTCCAGCTCCTGTCCGGCGACGTACAGGGCAACGAGCGTGCCCAGAAGCGTATCGAAAATGCGCTGGCGGGCGTGAACAGAGGTTCCAAGCTCGCAAGCCAGCTCTTGGCCTTTGGCCGGCGCCAGCCGCTCGAACCGAAGGTGGTCAATATCGGCCGCTTCGTCACCGGCATCGAGGACATGCTGCGCCGGACGCTTGGAGAAGCGATCGAGATCGAGACCAGCCGCTCCGGCGGTCTCTGGAATGCGTTGGTGGACCCGACGCAGATCGAAAACGCATTGCTCAATCTCGCCATCAACGCCCGCGACGCCATGGATGGCGCCGGCAAGCTGACCATCGAAGTCGGCAACGCATTTCTCGACGATGACTATGTTCGCCAGAACGATGACGTTGAAGCTGGCCAGTACGTGATGCTCGCCGTCACCGATACCGGCTGCGGCATGGATGCGTCCATCCTGAAGCAGGTTTTCGAGCCGTTCTTCTCGACAAAGCCGATCGACAAGGGAACCGGGCTGGGCCTGTCCATGGTCTATGGTTTCGTCAAGCAATCCGGCGGCCATGTGAAGATCTACAGCGAGGTCGGCCAGGGCACGACGATCAAGCTCTATTTCCCCCGCATCCGGCAGACGGAAGATGTGATCGTCGAAGACGGGTTCGGGCCTGTGACCGGCGGAAGCGAGACCATCCTCGTTGCCGAAGACGACGATCAGGTCCGCAACACCGTGGTCGAGCTTCTGGGTGATCTCGGCTACCGGGTTCTGAAGGCCAGGGATGCGGCCGGCGCACTCACCGTCATCGAAAGCGGCGCCGCCGTCGATCTCCTGTTTACCGATGTCGTCATGCCCGGACCGCTGCGCAGCACCGATCTCGTGCGGCAGGTGAAGGAGCGATCGCCCGAAATCGCCGTGTTGTTCACCTCGGGATACACGGAAAATTCGATCGTTCACGGCGGCCGGCTCGATCCCGGTGTCGAGCTCCTCAGCAAGCCCTACACGCGCGAGTCTCTCGCCCGCAAGATCCGTCACGTGCTGAACAATCACCGCCAGCGCGCCGAGGCCATCCAACGTCTTGCGTCCGCCCCTGCGCCATCGCCACCTCAGGAAAAGACTTTCTACCGCGTGCTTCTCGTCGAGGACGATTTCCTAATCCGCATGTCGACGTCGGATATTCTCATGGAACTCGGCCACACCGTGGAGGAAGCAAGCAGCGCCGAACAGGCCTTGGCCATTCTGGAAGTACAGCCCATCGCCATCCTGATTACTGATCTTGGCCTGCCGGGCATGTCGGGGGCGGAACTGGCCGCAACAGTCAGGAAACAATATCCGAACATGGGCATCGTCTTTGCAACCGGCCAGGACCAGGCCCCGAAGCTTGACGATCCGGCACGGACGGCCCTCCTCAAGAAACCGTTCGGAACACCGGAGATCACCAGGGCGATTGAAAGCCTCGGCCTCTAA
- the rdgB gene encoding RdgB/HAM1 family non-canonical purine NTP pyrophosphatase, giving the protein MRKLEDKTLIVASHNAGKIREIHDLIGPLGFSAKSAADLNFIEPDETGTTFEENATIKALASANASGLPALSDDSGIVVDALDGAPGVYTANWAETSDGTRDFAMAMQKVETALQEKGATTREARTARFVSVLCLAWPDGHVELFRGEVAGHLVWPPRGTSGFGYDPVFQPDGYDTTFGEMTAEEKHGWKPGDADALSHRARAFKLFAETCLDAPKGI; this is encoded by the coding sequence ATGCGCAAGCTTGAAGACAAGACCCTGATCGTCGCCAGTCACAATGCCGGCAAGATCCGGGAAATCCACGACCTGATCGGCCCGCTCGGCTTTTCCGCCAAATCCGCTGCCGACCTCAACTTCATCGAGCCGGATGAAACCGGCACGACGTTCGAGGAGAATGCGACAATCAAGGCGCTCGCCTCCGCCAACGCTTCCGGCCTGCCCGCCCTGTCGGATGACAGCGGCATCGTCGTCGATGCACTGGATGGCGCCCCCGGCGTCTATACGGCAAACTGGGCTGAAACATCAGATGGCACCCGCGATTTCGCCATGGCGATGCAGAAGGTGGAAACTGCGCTTCAGGAAAAGGGTGCGACCACGCGTGAGGCCCGAACCGCCCGCTTCGTCTCGGTGCTCTGCCTTGCCTGGCCGGATGGCCATGTCGAACTCTTCCGCGGCGAAGTCGCCGGCCATCTGGTCTGGCCGCCGCGCGGCACAAGCGGTTTCGGCTACGATCCGGTCTTTCAACCTGATGGTTACGACACCACATTCGGTGAAATGACGGCCGAGGAAAAACATGGCTGGAAACCGGGCGATGCCGATGCGCTGTCGCATCGCGCCCGCGCCTTCAAGCTTTTTGCCGAAACCTGCCTTGATGCCCCGAAAGGCATCTGA